In Ananas comosus cultivar F153 linkage group 10, ASM154086v1, whole genome shotgun sequence, the following proteins share a genomic window:
- the LOC109716460 gene encoding uncharacterized protein LOC109716460 has translation MAMRCLVSLTSPSISRDQVNSRGFSSLVPNSPNSISPETLSPLSTRGASRGTRLLGRPRVSIEGDLRTREVDGAEESDGPDFGVVSIHHVGLLCENLERSLAFYKDLLGLEINEARPNDKLPYRGAWLWVGSEMIHLMELPNPDPLTGRPEHGGRDRHACIAIRDVSKLKAIFDKAGISYTLSRSGRPAIFARDPDGNALEFTQVE, from the exons ATGGCGATGCGATGCCTCGTCTCTCTCACCTCCCCTTCGATCTCTCGTGATCAGGTGAACTCCAGAGGCTTCTCCTCCCTCGTCCCCAATTCCCCCAATTCGATCTCGCCCGAAACCCTATCGCCCCTCTCGACAAGAGGAGCGAGCCGCGGGACTCGCCTGTTGGGACGACCTAGGGTTTCGATCGAGGGCGATCTCCGCACGAGGGAGGTCGACGGGGCCGAGGAATCCGATG GCCCTGATTTTGGCGTCGTTAGTATCCATCATGTTGGATTACTATGTGAAAACCTGGAAAGGTCCCTCGCCTTCTATAAGGACCTTCTTG GTCTCGAGATAAATGAGGCGAGGCCAAATGATAAGCTTCCGTATAGAGGGGCTTGGCTTTGGGTGGGTTCTGAGATGATCCACTTGATGGAGCTGCCAAATCCTGATCCATTGACAGGGCGTCCTGAACATGGCGGTCGAGATCGTCATGCTTGTATTGCAATTCGAGACGTGTCCAAGCTTAAAGCTATCTTTGACAAAGCTG GAATTAGCTACACTCTTAGTCGATCCGGGCGCCCGGCAATCTTTGCACGAGACCCAGATGGAAACGCGCTGGAGTTTACGCAGGTGGAGTGA
- the LOC109716279 gene encoding endoribonuclease Dicer homolog 3a-like codes for MASASPTNPLKRPPESPPEEGSDSAAATKKKPKRELQQFEPRSYQVAVFEVAMRQNTIAMLDTGSGKTMIAVMLMKQIAKEIRTSGGDRSRRLIVFLAPTVHLVIQQYEVIKIHTDLGVENYHGAKGADSWTAEFWQQQLSTYQVMVMTPQILLDALRKAFLMLDDIRLMILDECHRATGNHPYTRIMREFYHKSEVRPNVFGMTASPVIRKGVSSVIDCEDQLSELENLLDAKIYTVADRSEIEYFVPSAKEVNRYYDPKLALYDDLKEQLGELLSKYDNSLAQLQNSPSYQYKDADEIIKASRKRLSNNHAKICHCLDDVGLICAIEATKICTETLHLPYTPDSCNLSLENLQHHKDFLKEVLHTIEENLHDGYETLLNSEGGCLEATKLGYVSSKLYELIQIFQSFGVPRQVLCLIFVERIITARVVERLIRKICYLSHFIVSYLTGGSSSVDALTPKVQKETLDSFRSGKVNLLFTTDVAEEGIDVPQCSFVIRFDLPKTVRSYVQSHGRARQSASQYIIMLERGNVMQRDLLFDIMRSKHSMTDTTLHRDPDAYSFKLPGDEETYDYYIDSTGARVTVDSSVSLIYKYCERLPRDKYYTPRPIFQFTQYGGSYECTLTLPPNAVFQTLVGPVSRNSHKAKQLACLDACKKLHKMGALDDYLTPRIEEILEHENDKKTKKTADGAGTTKRKELHGTTTISAMSGTWAHQKAGVTLQGYKLEFQCDKVGQNYSNFVLLIDATLDEDVASLELNLYLLDKMAKATVSRCGPIELGMEQVEQAKLFQELFFNGLFGKLFMGSKLSGVPRQFLLKEDDTLLWSTLNMYLLLPLKPSSVQDHGGVSINWEGINESASLVRLMRNIHSPTAKNNLLDGSSNNSTNEEEDIIHLANKSEVRQNVKNIVVLAIHTGKIYSVLEVSTDLSADSPFDGASDNPASAYKTFSEYFNKKYGIVLKHSTQPLLLLKHSHNPHNLLSSKSKDEGDAVAAKTHNGSIPVRKPQNHVHMPPELLVHINIPLDVLKSFYLLPSLMHRMESLMLASQLRREVAFNPSNSCIPSSLILEAITTMRCCEDFSLERLELLGDSVLKYAVTCHLFLKFPEKNEGQLSSRRTQIICNATLHRLGMKRNIQGYIRDSPFDPRRWLAPGQISIRPVPCKCPVEDSGFSKKGIYVNDDNKSIVIGKSCDKGHRWICSKTISDCVEALIGAYYVGGGLSAAIAILQWFGIDCEFEHELIVEATRTASIWGYLPKIDEIEILEAKLGYRFDVKGLLLEAITHASRQELGAWYCYQRLEFLGDAVLDILITWHLFKNHEDVDPGELTDLRSASVNNENFAQVAVKHKLQHHLQHGSGLLLEQITEYVKGLEDSNEENYSLMLKGLSKGPKVLGDIVESIAGAILIDTKLDLNKVWEIFKQLLSPIVTPENLELAPYRELTELCSHHGYFLKVSCMNERDVVVAILEVQLKDVLLIRQGRERSKKDAKGQAAFLLLKDLEERGLYHSRYASKRQSEENDVEIKNTEDSHDITMDKDKPTQPREKELTDSGNNRGDSVLSAPAHLTVKMQKGGPRTALYELCKRLQWPMPSFESNAEKLSEDIVCPGLRGGVGPQIFVSNITLHLPNCAVINLTGERRPDKKSSQDSAALVMLYELERRGKCLIKEI; via the exons ATGGCGTCTGCATCACCTACAAACCCGTTGAAGAGGCCTCCGGAGTCTCCGCCCGAGGAGGGGTCGGATTCCGCggcggcgacgaagaagaagccGAAGCGAGAGCTCCAACAATTCGAACCGAGAAG CTACCAGGTAGCGGTTTTCGAGGTGGCGATGCGGCAAAACACGATCGCCATGCTGGACACGGGTTCGGGGAAGACGATGATCGCGGTGATGCTCATGAAGCAGATCGCCAAGGAGATCAGGACGAGCGGCGGAGATCGTAGTAGGAGGCTCATCGTGTTCCTCGCTCCCACCGTGCATCTCGTCATCCAG CAATATGAGGTGATAAAGATTCACACTGATCTCGGAGTCGAGAACTACCACGGTGCGAAGGGAGCTGACTCGTGGACGGCGGAGTTTTGGCAGCAACAACTCTCAACATACCAA GTCATGGTTATGACACCCCAAATACTGTTAGATGCTTTGAGGAAAGCTTTCTTAATGCTGGATGATATACGTCTTATGATACTTGATGAGTGCCATCGTGCCACTGGCAATCATCCTTATACGAGGATAATGAGG GAATTTTATCACAAGTCTGAAGTACGGCCAAATGTTTTCGGAATGACTGCATCACCAGTTATAAGGAAAG GTGTCTCATCAGTTATAGACTGTGAAGATCAACTTTCTGAACTCGAAAACCTCCTGGATGCTAAG ATCTATACGGTAGCAGATAGAAGCGAGATAGAGTATTTTGTTCCTTCAGCAAAAGAAGTCAATCGATATTATGACCCAAAGCTGGCTTTATATGACGATTTAAAAGAACAATTGGGAGAATTGCTATCTAAG TATGATAATTCACTAGCCCAGTTGCAGAATTCACCATCTTATCAGTATAAAGATGCCGATGAAATAATCAAAGCATCTAGAAAGCGTCTGTCTAATAATCATGCAAAGATCTGCCATTGCCTTGATGATGTTGGTCTTATTTGTGCTATTGAG GCTACGAAAATCTGTACAGAAACCCTTCATCTACCTTATACTCCAGATAGTTGCAATCTTTCTTTGGAGAATTTGCAGCACCATAAAGATTTCCTCAAGGAAGTTTTGCATACAATTGAAGAGAACTTGCATGATG GTTATGAAACGCTTCTAAATTCTGAAGGTGGCTGTTTAGAAGCAACAAAATTGGGCTATGTATCTTCGAAGCTTTATGAACTTATTCAAATCTTTCAATCATTTGG CGTGCCCAGACAAGTGCTTTGTCTCATATTTGTGGAGCGAATCATCACTGCTAGAGTGGTAGAGCGGCTGATAAGGAAAATATGTTATTtatcacatttcattgtttctTACCTTACTGGAGGGAGTTCTTCGGTAGATGCTTTGACCCCTAAAGTGCAAAAGGAGACTTTAGATTCATTTCGATCTGGAAAG gttaacTTACTGTTTACGACTGATGTGGCTGAAGAAGGCATTGACGTCCCGCAGTGCTCATTTGTGATAAGGTTTGACTTACCGAAAACAGTTCGTAGTTATGTTCAGTCTCATGGGCGAGCACGGCAGTCTGCTTCTCAATATATAATCATGCTTGAGCG GGGAAATGTTATGCAAAGAGATCTACTATTTGATATTATGAGGAGTAAACATTCTATGACAGACACAACTTTACATAGAGACCCCGATGCCTACTCATTTAAATTACCCGGTGATGAAGAAACATATGATTATTACATTGACTCAACTGGTGCAAGAGTAACTGTTGATTCCAGTGTCAGCCTCATCTATAAATACTGCGAAAGGCTCCCTAGAGATAA ATACTACACTCCAAGACCAATTTTCCAATTCACTCAGTATGGTGGTTCCTATGAGTGCACATTAACATTACCTCCTAATGCTGTTTTCCAAACATTGGTTGGCCCTGTCAGTAGAAATTCCCACAAAGCAAAGCAACTTGCATGCCTTGATGCTTGCAAAAAGCTGCATAAGATGGGAGCACTTGATGATTATCTCACGCCTCGTATTGAAGAAATTTTGGAACATGAGAatgataaaaaaacaaaaaagacagCTGATGGTGCAG GAACAACGAAGAGAAAGGAGTTGCATGGGACAACCACTATTTCTGCTATGTCAGGAACTTGGGCCCACCAGAAGGCTGGCGTGACATTACAGGGTTATAAGCTAGAATTCCAGTGTGATAAAGTTGGCCAGAATTACTCGAACTTTGTTCTATTAATTGATGCAACACTCGATGAAGATGTTGCTTCTCTAGAACTGAATCTTTACTTGCTTGACAAGATGGCTAAGGCGACTGTTTCTCGATGCGGGCCAATCGAGTTGGGTATGGAGCAG GTGGAGCAAGCGAAACTGTTCCAGGAACTTTTCTTTAACGGATTATTTGGCAAATTGTTCATGGGATCAAAATTATCCGGGGTTCCCAGACAATTCTTGCTAAAAGAAGATGATACTTTGCTGTGGAGCACTTTAAACATGTATTTACTTTTGCCCCTGAAACCTTCAAGTGTTCAAGATCATGGTGGTGTAAGCATCAACTGGGAAGGAATTAATGAAAGCGCTTCACTCGTTAGGCTTATGAGAAATATTCACTCGCCAACAGCTAAAAATAACTTACTTGACGGGTCAAGCAATAATAGCACCAACGAAGAAGAAGATATTATTCACTTAGCTAACAAGTCTGAAGTGCGTCAGAATGTTAAGAATATTGTAGTTTTGGCTATCCATACAGGGAAGATATATTCTGTTCTTGAAGTCAGTACAGATTTATCAGCTGATAGTCCATTTGATGGGGCTTCTGACAATCCAGCATCAGCATACAAGACATTCTCAGAGTACTTTAACAAGAA GTATGGCATTGTGTTAAAGCATTCTACGCAACCTTTACTGTTATTGAAGCATAGCCATAACCCACATAACCTTCTATCTTCAAAATCCAAGGATGAAG GTGACGCAGTTGCGGCAAAAACACACAATGGCAGCATACCCGTAAGAAAACCACAGAATCATGTTCACATGCCTCCAGAGCTTCTAGTTCACATCAATATACCTTTGGATGTTTTGAAATCTTTTTACCTGTTGCCTTCTTTAATGCACCGAATGGAATCTCTAATGTTAGCCAGCCAACTTAGAAGGGAAGTTGCATTTAATCCAAGCAATTCTTGCATACCAAGTTCTCTG ATTTTGGAAGCAATTACGACGATGAGATGCTGCGAGGACTTCTCTTTGGAGCGTTTAGAACTATTAGGGGACTCTGTACTAAAATATGCAGTGACCTGCCatctctttttaaaatttcctGAGAAGAACGAGGGGCAGCTATCTTCCCGAAGGACCCAAATTATCTGCAATGCCACGCTTCATAGGCTGGGTATGAAACGCAACATACAA GGTTACATTCGTGATTCTCCATTTGATCCCCGCCGTTGGCTTGCTCCTGGACAAATTTCAATACGCCCTGTTCCCTGTAAGTGTCCTGTGGAAGATTCCGGTTTCTCAAAGAAGGGCATTTATGTCAATGATGACAATAAGTCTATTGTAATCGGGAAGTCTTGCGACAAAGGGCACAGGTGGATCTGCTCTAAAACAATTTCCGATTGTGTTGAGGCTCTGATTGGAGCATATTACGTTGGGGGTGGACTAAGTGCGGCAATTGCAATTTTACAATGGTTTGGAATTGATTGTGAATTCGAGCATGAACTTATTGTTGAGGCCACGAGGACCGCATCTATATGGGGTTACCTTCCTAAAATTGATGAGATTGAAATACTTGAAGCAAAACTGGGGTACAGGTTTGATGTTAAAGGTCTTTTGTTGGAGGCAATAACACATGCATCTCGACAAGAGTTAGGAGCTTGGTACTGCTATCAG AGGCTTGAGTTTCTGGGTGATGCAGTGCTGGACATACTCATTACTTGGCACCTCTTTAAGAACCATGAAGATGTAGACCCTGGGGAGCTGACAGACCTACGATCGGCATCTGTAAACAATGAGAATTTTGCGCAAGTTGCAGTCAAGCATAAGCTTCAGCATCATCTGCAACATGGTTCAGGATTGCTGTTAGAGCAGATAACAGAGTATGTAAAAGGACTAGAAGATTCTAATGAGGAGAACTACTCCTTAATGTTGAAAGGTCTATCTAAAGGGCCTAAA GTACTTGGAGACATTGTAGAAAGTATAGCAGGTGCAATACTGATAGACACAAAGCTCGATCTGAATAAAGTGTGGGAGATTTTCAAACAATTGCTTTCGCCCATTGTAACACCTGAGAATCTTGAGCTGGCTCCTTATCGCGAGCTTACTGAGTTGTGCAGCCACCATGGGTATTTTTTAAAGGTATCTTGCATGAATGAGAGAGATGTAGTAGTTGCTATTCTTGAGGTTCAATTAAAGGATGTCCTATTAATAAGGCAAGGCCGTGAAAGGAGTAAAAAGGATGCAAAAGGTCAAGCAGCTTTCTTATTATTGAAGGACCTGGAG GAAAGAGGACTATACCACTCTAGGTATGCATCCAAAAGGCAATCTGAAGAAAATGATGTCGAGATAAAAAATACTGAAGATTCTCATGACATCACTATGGATAAGGACAAGCCAACACAACCAAGGGAGAAAGAGTTGACTGATTCAGGAAACAATAGGGGTGATTCTGTCCTAAGCGCACCTG CACATTTGACTGTCAAAATGCAGAAAGGAGGGCCTCGAACTGCACTGTATGAGCTCTGTAAAAGATTGCAGTGGCCGATGCCTAGCTTTGAGTCAAATGCGGAGAAGTTGAG CGAGGATATAGTTTGCCCTGGTTTGAGGGGCGGAGTAGGACCTCAAATCTTCGTCTCAAACATCACACTGCATCTACCGAATTGTGCGGTCATCAACCTCACGGGAGAACGGCGCCCTGATAAAAAGAGTTCGCAGGATTCGGCGGCATTAGTCATGCTCTATGAGCTCGAGAGACGGGGCAAATGCCTCATTAAGGAAATATAA
- the LOC109716459 gene encoding protein ALP1-like: MNASPSPLRPFPFDEDYSYYYSLFQEALSSPSAASWMSMSADNTSGAGAAAAAGKRKRDEEEDEAEEDVRRLIISTTKGKSVAANQLEGTADYSDQGGSPSRSQQQQQPGQRRLWVRERSSDWWDRCNHPDFPEAEFRRLFRMSRATFDVLCDRLGSAIAKEDTALRAAIPVRQRVAVCVWRLATGEPLRLVSKRFGLGISTCHKLVLEVCAAIKALLMPEAVAWPDPAAAADVARRFEGVSGIPNVVGAMYTTHIPIIAPKTNVAAYYNRRHTERNQKPSYSVTVQGVVDPDGVFTDVCIGWGGSMPDDRVLESSALYHRGNAGLLNNQWVVGGAGHPLLDWLLVPYTHQNLTWAQHAFNEKVGQVRNAAEEAFARLKARWACLQKRTEVKIEELPAVLGACCVLHNICERMKEEVPPELRYALIDDEMVAENPLRLATAVRARDSIAHNLLHHSLAGPPFL; encoded by the coding sequence ATGAACGcctctccctcccctctccGCCCCTTCCCCTTCGACGAGGACTATTCCTACTACTACTCGCTTTTCCAGGAAGCCCTTTCCTCTCCCTCCGCGGCTTCGTGGATGAGCATGTCCGCCGACAACACCAGCGGCGccggtgctgctgctgctgctggtaaGAGGAAGAgggatgaggaggaggacgaggcaGAGGAAGACGTGAGAAGACTAATTATATCGACGACGAAAGGGAAGTCGGTGGCGGCCAACCAGCTGGAAGGCACCGCCGACTACAGCGATCAGGGCGGGTCGCCTTCGCgctcgcagcagcagcagcagcccgGGCAGCGGCGGCTGTGGGTGAGGGAGCGGTCGAGCGACTGGTGGGACCGGTGCAACCACCCGGACTTCCCCGAGGCGGAGTTCCGGCGGCTGTTCCGCATGAGCCGCGCGACGTTCGACGTCCTCTGCGACAGGCTCGGGTCGGCCATCGCCAAGGAGGACACCGCGCTCCGCGCCGCCATCCCGGTGCGGCAGCGCGTGGCCGTGTGCGTGTGGCGGCTGGCCACGGGGGAGCCCCTCCGCCTCGTCTCCAAGCGGTTCGGCCTCGGCATCTCCACCTGCCACAAGCTCGTCCTCGAGGTCTGCGCAGCCATCAAGGCCCTCCTCATGCCCGAGGCCGTCGCCTGGCCCGAccccgccgcggccgccgaCGTCGCCCGCCGGTTCGAGGGCGTTTCTGGGATCCCGAACGTCGTCGGCGCCATGTACACCACCCACATCCCCATCATCGCGCCGAAGACCAACGTCGCCGCGTACTACAACCGCCGCCACACCGAGCGCAACCAGAAGCCGTCCTACTCAGTCACCGTCCAGGGCGTGGTCGACCCGGACGGGGTCTTCACCGACGTGTGCATCGGGTGGGGCGGCTCCATGCCCGACGACCGGGTGCTCGAGAGTTCGGCATTGTACCACCGCGGCAACGCCGGCTTGCTCAACAACCAGTGGGTCGTCGGCGGGGCCGGGCACCCCTTGCTGGACTGGCTGCTGGTGCCTTACACGCACCAAAACCTCACGTGGGCGCAGCACGCGTTCAACGAGAAGGTCGGGCAGGTGCGGAATGCGGCCGAGGAGGCCTTCGCGAGGCTGAAGGCGAGGTGGGCCTGCCTGCAGAAGCGGACGGAGGTCAAGATAGAGGAGCTGCCGGCGGTGCTCGGCGCGTGCTGCGTGTTGCACAACATATGCGAGAGGATGAAGGAGGAGGTGCCGCCCGAGTTGAGATACGCGCTCATCGACGACGAGATGGTGGCGGAGAACCCCCTCCGATTGGCCACGGCGGTACGCGCGAGGGATTCTATCGCCCACAATTTGCTGCACCACAGCCTCGCCGGACCCCCATTCCTCTAG